From Parambassis ranga chromosome 9, fParRan2.1, whole genome shotgun sequence, the proteins below share one genomic window:
- the LOC114441271 gene encoding zinc-binding protein A33-like has protein sequence MAEKLLENYLSCHVCSETFKDPVSLSCSHNFCSSCLQKFWKQTKNKNCPICKRRSSKDFIHVNFGLKELADSFTGRQKPESSEVKKEVLMVVCHKHQEEPKLFCEDEQRAVCPVCEFSRHQTHKVVPVEQAVRDLKEQLRSDLKSLQDKRDKYKQVEDTYNKMSQHVKKQLLSTETQIRAEFNKLHQFLKEEEESRLAALREEEEQKTKTLSREMKRIQQQMSSLSDSISAVEEELHKQQVSFLSSYKDTQSRARAQSSLSDPQLVSGALIDVAKHLGNLSFRVWEKMKDKVHFSPVILDPNTAHRRLYLSDDLTSVRREDTWQKLPDNPERNTEYANVLGSEGFSSGKHSWEVEVGDHPVWAVGLAKESVYSRGECLASAKYGIWCLLYIDGEYTDVDGKTVTVQKSLQRIRVQLDYDRGEVSFYSEDMTHICTHRDTFTEKLLPYFSVGDFAGSTTTDIKVCQSEVSLRFSDK, from the coding sequence ATGGCTGAGAAACTTCTTGAAAACTACCTGAGCTGCCATGTTTGCTCAGAGACTTTCAAAGATCCTGTgagtctgagctgcagccacaacttctgttcaagctgcctgcagaaattctggaaacaaactaaaaacaaaaactgtcccATCTGTAAAAGAAGATCATCAAAGGATTTTATACATGTTAATTTTGGACTGAAGGAACTGGCTGACTCATTCACTGGGAGACAGAAACCTGAATCATCAGAGGTGAAAAAGGAGGTGTTAATGGTGGTCTGTCATAAACACCAAGAAGAACCTAAACTGttctgtgaggacgagcagagagctgtgtgtcctgtctgtgagttttctcggcaccagactcacaaagtggttcctgtagaacaagcagtcagagacctgaaggagcagctgagatctgacttaaagtctctgcaggacaagagggacaaatacaaacaagtggaggacacatacaataaaatgtctcaacacgtcaagaagcagctgttgtccacagagacgcagatcagagcagagttcaacaagctccaccagttcctgaaagaggaagaggagtccagactggcagctctgagggaggaagaggagcagaagacgaagactctgagcagagagatgaagaggatccagcagcagatgtcctctctgtcagacagcatctctgctgttgaagaagagctgcacaaacagcaggtgtcattcctcagcagttataaagacactcagagcagagccagagcccagagctcactgtcagatccacagctggtctcaggagcactgatagatgtggccaaacacctgggcaacctgtccttcagagtctgggagaagatgaaggacaaggtccacttcagtcctgtcattctggacccaaacactgcacacagaagACTCTATCTGTCTGATGATCTGACCAGTGTGAGACGTGAAGACACATGGCAGAaacttcctgataatccagagagaaACACTGAATATGCTAATGTTTTAGGCTCTGAGGGCTTCAGCtcagggaaacacagctgggaggtggaggtgggagatcatccAGTCTGGGCTGTGGGTTTAGCTAAAGAGTCAGTTTACAGTAGGGGGGAGTGTCTTGCTTCTGCAAAATATGGAATCTGGTGTTTATTGTATATTGATGGAGAATACACTGATGTTGATGGTaagactgtcacagttcagaagagtctccagaggatcagagtccagctggactatgacaggggggaggtgtccttctactctgaagacatgactcacatctgcactcacagagacactttcactgagaaactcCTCCCATATTTTAGTGTTGGAGACTTTGCTGGTTCAACAACCACTGATATCAaagtgtgtcagtctgaggtttctctGAGATTTTCAGATAAGTGA
- the LOC114441201 gene encoding tripartite motif-containing protein 35-like produces the protein MAERLFENYLSCHVCSETFKDPVSLSCSHNFCSSCLQKFWEQTKNKNCPICKRKSSKEEPIVNFGLKELADSFAGRQKSESSEKKKEVLMMVCDKHQEEPKLFCEDEQRAVCPVCEFSRHQTHKVVPVEQAVRDLKEQLRSDLKSLQDKRDKYKQVEDTYNEMSQHVKKQLLSTETQIRAEFNKLHQFLKEEEESRLAALREEEEQKRKTMSREMKRIQQQMSSLSDSISAVEEELQKQQVSFLSSYKDTQSRARAQSSLSDPQLVSGALIDVAKHLGNLSFRVWEKMKDKVHFSPVILDPNTANRWLYLSDDLTSVRRGDTWQKLPDNPERYSEYANVLGSEGFSSGKHSWVVEVGDHPDWIVGLAKESVDKDAKFSSPKYGIWCLWHRDGKYTNGDGKNLTVQKSLQRIRRKRRSSGQTEKKRRKKVKPEVRKKTDDVMAERLFENYLSCHVCSETFKDPVSLSCSHNFCSSCLQKFWEQTKNKNCPICKRKSSKENPPLNFGLKELADSFAGRQKSESSEKKKEVLMMVCDKHQEEPKLFCEDEQRAVCTVCEFSLHQTHKVVPVEQAVRDLKEQLRSDLKSLQDKRDKYKQVEDTYNEMSQHVKKQLLSTETQIRAEFNKLHQFLKEEEESRLAALREEEEQKGKTLSREMKRIQQQMSSLSDGISAVEEELQKQQVSFLSSYKDTQSRARAQSSLSDPQLVSGALIDVAKHLGNLSFRVWEKMKDKVHFSPVILDPNTANRWLYLSDDLTSVRRGDTEQKLPDNPERHTEYPIVLGSEGFSSGKHSWEVEVGDHPDWNVGLAKESADKNAAFALPKYGIWCLGYDDAEYIDVVGETVTVQKSLQRIRVQLDYDKGEVSFYNSEDMTHICTHRDTFTEKLLPYFNIGESAGSTTTDIKVCQSEVSLRCSDT, from the exons ATGGCTGAGAGACTTTTTGAAAACTACCTGAGCTGCcatgtgtgctcagagactttcaaagatcctgtgagtctgagctgcagccacaacttctgttcaagctgcctgcagaaattctgggaacaaactaaaaacaaaaactgtcccATCTGTAAAAGGAAATCATCAAAGGAAGAACCAATAGTGAACTTTGGACTGAAGGAACTGGCTGACTCCTTTGCTGGGAGACAGAAATCTGAATcatcagagaagaaaaaggaggtGTTAATGATGGTCTGTGATAAACACCAAGAAGAACCTAAACTGttctgtgaggacgagcagagagctgtgtgtcctgtctgtgagttttctcggcaccagactcacaaagtggttcctgtagaacaagcagtcagagacctgaaggagcagctgagatctgacttaaagtctctgcaggacaagagggacaaatacaaacaagtggaggacacatacaatgaaatgtctcaacacgtcaagaagcagctgttgtccacagagacgcagatcagagcagagttcaacaagctccaccagttcctgaaagaggaagaggagtccagactggcagctctgagggaggaagaggagcagaagaggaagactatgagcagagagatgaagaggattcagcagcagatgtcctctctgtcagacagcatctctgctgttgaagaagagctgcagaaacagcaggtgtcattcctcagcagttataaagacactcagagcagagccagagcccagagctcactgtcagatccacagctggtctcaggagcactgatagatgtggccaaacacctgggcaacctgtccttcagagtctgggagaagatgaaggacaaggtccacttcagtcctgtcattctggacccaaacactgctAACCGATGGCTCTATCTGTCTGACGATCTGACCAGTGTGAGACGTGGAGACACATGGCAGAaacttcctgataatccagagagatACAGTGAATATGCTAATGTTTTAGGCTCTGAGGGCTTCAGCtcagggaaacacagctgggtggtggaggtgggagatcatccTGACTGGATTGTGGGTTTAGCTAAAGAGTCAGTTGACAAGGACGCAAAGTTTTCCTCACCAAAGTATGGAATCTGGTGTTTATGGCACAGAGATGGAAAATACACTAATGGTGATGGTAAGAATCTAACAGTGCAGAAGAgtctccagaggatcaga aggaagagaagaagttCAGGTCAGacggagaagaaaagaaggaagaaagtgAAGCCAGAAGTGAGGAAGAAGACGGACGACGTG ATGGCTGAGAGACTTTTTGAAAACTACCTGAGCTGCcatgtgtgctcagagactttcaaagatcctgtgagtctgagctgcagccacaacttctgttcaagctgcctgcagaaattctgggaacaaactaaaaacaaaaactgtcccATCTGTAAAAGAAAATCATCAAAGGAAAATCCACCACTGAACTTTGGACTGAAGGAACTGGCTGACTCCTTTGCTGGGAGACAGAAATCTGAATcatcagagaagaaaaaggaggtGTTAATGATGGTCTGTGATAAACACCAAGAAGAACCTAAACTGttctgtgaggacgagcagagagctgtgtgtaccgtctgtgagttttctctgcaccagactcacaaagtggttcctgtagaacaagcagtcagagacctgaaggagcagctgagatctgacttaaagtctctgcaggacaagagggacaaatacaaacaagtggaggacacatacaatgaaatgtctcaacacgtcaagaagcagctgttgtccacagagacgcagatcagagcagagttcaacaagctccaccagttcctgaaagaggaagaggagtccagactggcagctctgagggaggaagaggagcagaaggggaagactctgagcagagagatgaagaggattcagcagcagatgtcctctctgtcagacggcatctctgctgttgaagaagagctgcagaaacagcaggtgtcattcctcagcagttataaagacactcagagcagagccagagcccagagctcactgtcagatccacagctggtctcaggagcactgatagatgtggccaaacacctgggcaacctgtccttcagagtctgggagaagatgaaggacaaggtccacttcagtcctgtcattctggacccaaacactgctAACAGGTGGCTCTATCTGTCTGATGATCTGACCAGTGTGAGACgtggagacacagagcagaaacttcctgataatccagagagacacactgaATATCCTATTGTTTTAGGCTCTGAGGGCTTCAGCtcagggaaacacagctgggaggtggaggtgggagatcatccTGACTGGAATGTGGGTTTAGCTAAAGAGTCAGCTGACAAGAATGCAGCGTTTGCTTTACCAAAATATGGAATCTGGTGTTTAGGGTATGATGATGCAGAATACATTGATGTTGTGGGTgagactgtcacagttcagaagagtctccagaggatcagagtccagctggactaTGACAAGGGGGAGGTGTCCTTCTACAACTCTGAAGACATGACTCACATctgcactcacagagacactttcactgagaaactcCTCCCATATTTTAACATTGGAGAGTCTGCTGGTTCAACAACCACTGATATCAaagtgtgtcagtctgaggtttctctGAGATGTTCAGATACATGA